Proteins from one Sabethes cyaneus chromosome 2, idSabCyanKW18_F2, whole genome shotgun sequence genomic window:
- the LOC128737400 gene encoding ribulose-phosphate 3-epimerase, with protein sequence MSSLSAKIGPSILNADLSQLHEESQKLLDNGADYLHLDVMDGMFVPNLTFGHPVVKCLRNKIKDAFFETHMMVQAPQQWIEPMADAGVNQYTFHIEPVMDSVVDICRKVQEAGMKVGLAIKPGTPVEMVKEFITLADMVLIMTVEPGFGGQKFMTDMMPKVQWLRENYPNLDIEVDGGVGPATIDACAKAGANMIVAGTAIIRADDQAAVIRELKHSVESAIRH encoded by the exons ATGTCTTCCCTGAGCGCGAAAATTGGACCTTCGATTCTGAACGCAGATCTATCGCAGTTGCACGAGGAGTCGCAGAAACTACTGGACAATGGGGCCGATTATCTCCATTTGGATGTGATGGACGGAATGTTTGTGCCTAATCTAACGTTTGGTCATCCGGTTGTTAAATGTCTTCGAAACAAAATTAAG GATGCCTTTTTCGAAACGCACATGATGGTACAAGCTCCGCAGCAGTGGATCGAACCGATGGCCGACGCTGGTGTAAATCAGTACACGTTTCACATAGAACCGGTGATGGACAGTGTGGTAGACATTTGTCGCAAAGTGCAAGAAGCCGGCATGAAAGTTGGCCTGGCCATCAAACCCGGAACGCCGGTCGAGATGGTGAAGGAGTTTATCACTCTAGCCGATATGGTACTGATTATGACGGTTGAACCAGGCTTCGGAGGTCAGAAGTTTATGACCGACATGATGCCGAAAGTACAATGGTTACGGGAGAATTATCCCAATCTAGACATCGAAGTAGACGGCGGTGTAGGGCCGGCCACTATCGATGCTTGTGCGAAAGCGGGAGCAAATATGATTGTTGCTGGGACGGCAATCATCCGAGCAGACGACCAAGCTGCTGTCATTCGAGAGCTGAAACATTCCGTTGAGAGCGCAATTAGACATTAG
- the LOC128737258 gene encoding LDLR chaperone boca produces the protein MNQIWFTLLLTAAICMCVSAKKFKDGEKPAWAKKDIRDYSDADLERLLDQWEEDEEPLEPDELPEHLRPAPPIDMSQLDMSNPENILKASKKGKTLMSFVMVNGNPTREETEEITKLWQTSLWNNHIQAERYLIDDNRAIFMFKEGSQAWEAKDFLIEQERCLQVTIENKDYKGKHNPAAEEEAKDEL, from the exons ATGAACCAAATATGGTTTACCTTATTGTTAACTGCGGCAATATGCATGTGTGTAAGCGCTAAAAAGTTTAAAGATGGTGAAAAACCGGCGTGGGCCAAGAAGGACATACGCGATTACAGTGATGCTGATCTGGAACGCCTACTAGATCAATGGGAG GAAGATGAAGAACCCCTGGAACCTGACGAACTTCCGGAACACTTGCGACCGGCACCACCAATTGATATGTCACAGCTGGATATGTCCAATCCGGAGAACATTTTGAAAGCTTCCAAAAAGGGAAAAACTCTAATGAGCTTCGTGATGGTAAATGGCAATCCTACCCGGGAGGAAACAGAAGAGATTACCAAATTATGGCAGACGAGCTTGTGGAATAATCACATTCAGGCGGAACGTTATTTGATCGACGATAATCGAGCGATATTCATGTTTAAGGAAGGCTCCCAAGCATGGGAGGCGAAAGATTTCCTGATCGAACAGGAACGTTGTTTGCAGGTTACAATAGAGAACAAAGATTACAAGGGCAAGCATAACCCGGCTGCGGAGGAAGAGGCAAAGGATGAGCtttag